The following proteins are encoded in a genomic region of Glycine max cultivar Williams 82 chromosome 18, Glycine_max_v4.0, whole genome shotgun sequence:
- the LOC100804307 gene encoding CTD small phosphatase-like protein 2 has translation MQTKKKTSRRNASQECGSPKVLRAPRKVSENGRATEKKVKDLITSSARKNKSFSTLENKAREPIPPTDLNNGYEFMDSGNSNACLENDAVDGISLDSMGCNNQAVHLESGTIFSPGFHLSKNSGGVDKVDFIKIFQNEDHERVSPCQEIESPQEDAVDGHVSQDSDTAMEVDINNSSNYSNSGRCGNQMLALSTTNVNGCNSDYDGNGLSMEVSAIYLAVKNSKLECVDEHSQNPMSSEICTEEDEFEDFDDFDPYLFIKTLPDLSTVVPTFRRLLLPKQTRSCPSTTLVLDLDETLVHSTLEHCEDVDFTFPVNFNSEEHIVYVRCRPHLKDFLERVSGLFEIIIFTASQSIYAEQLLNVLDPKRKIFRHRVYRESCVYVEGNYLKDLTVLGRDLAHVIIIDNSPQAFGFQVDNGIPIESWFDDRSDQELFLLLPFLESLVGVDDVRPLIAKKFNLREKIAAAALPLNTNRRDFLSE, from the exons AtgcaaactaagaaaaaaaCCTCTAGGCGAAATGCCAGTCAAGAGTGTGGCAGTCCTAAAGTTTTAAGAGCACCGAGGAAGGTCTCTGAAAATGGTCGAGCTACTGAAAAGAAAGTCAAAGATTTAATAACATCATCTGCTAGAAAGAATAAATCTT TTAGCACTCTTGAGAATAAAGCTAGAGAGCCTATCCCTCCTACAGATTTGAATAATGGATATGAGTTTATGGACAGTGGGAATTCCAATGCTTGTTTGGAAAATGATGCAGTTGACGGCATTTCATTAGATTCTATG GGTTGTAACAATCAAGCTGTTCATCTGGAATCTGGAACTATATTTTCTCCCGGGTTTCACTTGTCCAAAAATTCTGGAGGAGTTGACAAAG ttgattttatcaaaatttttcaGAATGAAGACCATGAGAGAGTTTCTCCGTGCCAAGAAATAGAGTCACCACAGGAAGATGCAGTAGATGGTCATGTTAGTCAAGACTCTGACACTGCAATGGAGGTAGACATAAACAATTCATCCAACTACTCAAATTCAGGGAGATGTGGCAATCAGATGCTTGCTTTAAGCACAACAAATGTGAATGGTTGCAATTCTGATTATGATGGAAATGGTCTTTCCATGGAAGTTTCTGCCATATATCTTGCCGTGAAAAACTCAAAGCTGGAATGTGTTGACGAGCACAGTCAGAATCCCATGTCTTCTGAAATATGCACAGAGGAGGATGAATTTGAGGATTTTGATGACTTTGACCCATACTTATTTATAAAGACCTTGCCAGACTTGTCAACGGTGGTTCCAACATTTAGACGATTGTTGTTACCCAAGCAGACACGTAGTTGCCCTTCTACTACTCTTGTCCTGGACTTAGATG AAACTTTGGTGCATTCTACCCTGGAACATTGTGAGGATGTAGACTTCACTTTTCCTGTTAATTTCAATAGTGAGGAGCACATTGTCTATGTACGCTGCCGCCCTCACCTCAAAGATTTCCTTGAGAGAGTTTCTGGTCTTTTTGAGATTATTATATTTACTGCTAGTCAAAGCATTTATGCCGAGCAACTTCTAAATGTGCTTGATCCAAAGCGGAAGATATTTCGCCACCGTGTATACCGTGAGTCCTGTGTTTATGTGGAGGGGAATTACCTCAAAGATTTAACAGTGCTTGGTCGTGATTTGGCACATGTTATAATAATTGACAATTCCCCACAG GCATTTGGATTCCAAGTGGATAATGGAATACCAATCGAGAGTTGGTTTGATGATCGTTCAGATCAAGAATTGTTTTTGTTACTTCCGTTCTTGGAGAGCTTGGTTGGTGTTGATGATGTCCGGCCACTAATTGCAAAGAAATTCAACCTGCGGGAGAAAATTGCTGCAGCTGCGCTTCCTCTAAATACAAATAGAAGAGATTTCTTATCCGAATGA